One part of the Aspergillus luchuensis IFO 4308 DNA, chromosome 5, nearly complete sequence genome encodes these proteins:
- a CDS encoding uncharacterized protein (InterPro:IPR021264;~TransMembrane:1 (o18-37i)), which translates to MQRHDSCQKIKKCPSTDLVTHGIASLLAGTGLLYFQYRSAFSMAVRQATSSLEDILSNLHGSSLSRLLLILAENVYPERGPRFSPEEQKPHWWPAEITYTHPYNMTKEDRMRVITHILSPYDLVDDVVLRSFRQMKKRRYYTDEQESLPP; encoded by the exons ATGCAGCGCCACGATTCCTGtcagaaaataaagaaa TGTCCTAGCACTGACCTCGTCACACATGGAATT GCCTCTTTGCTCGCCGGTACAG GCCTACTATATTTTCAGTACCGATCTGCTTTCTCCATGGCTGTTCGACAAGCCACAAGTTCTTTGGAGGATATACTTTCGAATCTACACGGTTCAAGTCTCTCAAGGCTCCTGCTTATACTGGCAGAGAATGTCTATCCTGAGAGGGGGCCCCGGTTCTCTCCCGAGGAACAGAAACCGCATTGGTGGCCTGCTGAAATTACATACACCCACCCGTATAATATGACAAAAGAAG ATCGCATGAGGGTGATAACTCACATCCTTAGTCCCTATGATTTGGTTGACGACGTGGTTCTCAGAAGTTTCCGGCAAATGAAGAAA aggagataCTA CACGGATGAGCAAGAATCATTGCCACCTTAG
- a CDS encoding uncharacterized protein (TransMembrane:1 (o56-76i)) has translation MVLRGWLAHLAQIAPRICGENSSRDLEFSCLGDPGSSKRSTAPKPPVPISGLQCHYIIPLSPCTWLFSTILLGLFCERLL, from the exons ATGGTTTTGAGAGGGTGGCTGGCTCATCTAGCTCAAATCGCCCCGCGAATTTGCGGCGAAAATTCTTCCCGAGATCTTGAATTCTCATGTCTTGGTGACCCTGGGTCTTCCAAGAGAAGCACTGCGCCTAAGCCCCCGGTTCCCATCAGTGGCCTCCAGTGTCACTACATAATCCCACTCAGTCCCTGCACGTGGCTGTTCTCGA CCATATTACTAGGCCTGTTTTGCGAGCGCCTGCTGTGA